From one Enterococcus sp. DIV2402 genomic stretch:
- a CDS encoding DUF871 domain-containing protein encodes MKRQLGISVYPDHSDIQADKEYIALAGKYGFSRIFMSMLEVTEGKEVVAKKFKELIFYAKGLGFETILDVAPNIFEELGISYDDMTFFHELGADGIRLDLGFDGNKEAMLTYNPFGLAVELNMSNDVAYLDNILTYQANTPYLYGCHNFYPQEGTALPYDFFEKCSQRFKNHGIRTAAFITSQVGEVGPWDINDGLPTLEIHRHLPVEVAAKHLFATNLIDDVIIGNAYASEEELEALSQVNRYQTAFAIEFVEGINEVEKAIVLNEQHYRRGDITHQVVRSTEVRKKYKQDSNSPHDNTSEFQVGDIVIGNDTFGKYKNELQVVLEPHADARKNKVGQIIDVEHLLLPFIHPWSKFKFTEK; translated from the coding sequence ATGAAACGACAACTAGGTATTTCGGTTTATCCCGATCACAGTGATATACAAGCAGATAAGGAATATATTGCTTTAGCTGGAAAATATGGCTTTAGCCGAATTTTTATGAGTATGTTAGAAGTAACAGAAGGCAAAGAAGTTGTTGCCAAAAAGTTTAAAGAGTTAATTTTTTATGCGAAAGGGTTAGGTTTTGAAACAATCTTAGATGTCGCGCCTAATATTTTTGAAGAGCTAGGAATTTCGTATGATGATATGACATTTTTCCATGAATTAGGGGCAGACGGAATTCGCTTAGATTTGGGTTTTGACGGAAATAAAGAAGCGATGCTCACTTACAATCCTTTTGGTTTAGCCGTTGAGTTGAATATGAGTAATGATGTCGCCTATTTGGATAATATTTTAACTTACCAAGCAAACACGCCTTATTTATATGGTTGCCATAATTTTTATCCACAAGAAGGAACGGCATTGCCTTATGATTTCTTTGAAAAATGTAGTCAACGTTTTAAAAATCATGGCATTCGTACTGCAGCGTTTATCACGTCACAAGTGGGTGAAGTTGGCCCGTGGGACATTAATGATGGGCTACCTACCTTAGAAATTCACCGCCATTTGCCAGTGGAAGTTGCGGCGAAGCATCTATTTGCAACAAATTTAATTGATGATGTGATTATTGGAAATGCGTATGCTTCAGAAGAGGAGTTAGAGGCATTAAGTCAAGTTAATCGTTACCAAACAGCTTTTGCTATTGAATTTGTAGAGGGGATTAATGAAGTAGAAAAAGCGATTGTACTAAATGAACAGCATTATCGTCGCGGAGATATTACGCACCAAGTTGTTCGTTCAACAGAAGTTCGCAAAAAATATAAACAAGATTCGAATTCACCACATGACAATACCAGCGAGTTCCAAGTAGGGGATATTGTGATTGGGAATGATACGTTTGGGAAATACAAAAATGAATTACAAGTGGTTTTAGAGCCGCATGCAGATGCTCGTAAAAATAAAGTAGGACAGATTATTGATGTCGAACATTTGTTATTACCATTCATTCATCCTTGGTCTAAATTTAAATTTACAGAGAAATAA
- a CDS encoding PTS sugar transporter subunit IIC — protein MNGFVGFIEQKLMPVANKVGMQRHMVAIRKGIIATLPLTIVGSFFTILLNFPIESVAAMIEPYREVLDIPFRYTVGLLALYATFGIASSLASSYKLDALTSGILATMSFLITAAPPLRVFEPVEGIIDAGRFINIANLGSGSLFGAIVTALLSVEIYRFFIVKNITIKMPDGVPPEVTNSFMALIPGGAILILFWAIRHLIGFDINAFLSNLLMPFKDVLAGNSLFGGLLTVFLICFFWVLGIHGPAIMGPVIRPFWDISIAENMDVFQATGNAHDLPNIFTEQFLQWFVWIGGAGTTLALVVLFLFSKSKYLKQLGRLSILPGIFNINEPVIFGAPIVMNPILGIPFLVAPLVTTTLSYFLTVSGVIPMMAARLGFAIPAPIAAWMSTNWSVAAGVLVVVNFFITLAIYYPFFKVFEKQQLAREAEESE, from the coding sequence ATGAATGGTTTTGTAGGTTTTATTGAACAAAAGTTGATGCCTGTTGCTAATAAAGTTGGGATGCAACGTCATATGGTAGCGATTCGTAAAGGGATTATTGCGACATTACCCTTAACGATTGTGGGTTCCTTTTTTACGATTCTGTTAAATTTCCCAATTGAATCGGTAGCAGCAATGATTGAGCCTTATCGTGAGGTGTTAGATATTCCTTTCCGTTATACAGTGGGCTTATTAGCATTGTATGCAACATTTGGAATCGCGTCTTCATTAGCATCTAGTTATAAATTGGATGCGTTAACATCTGGTATTTTAGCAACTATGTCTTTTTTAATTACAGCAGCGCCTCCTTTGCGAGTCTTCGAACCAGTCGAAGGAATTATTGATGCCGGTCGCTTCATTAATATTGCGAATTTAGGTTCTGGCTCATTGTTTGGTGCAATTGTAACAGCTTTATTATCTGTCGAAATTTATCGTTTCTTTATCGTCAAAAATATTACTATCAAAATGCCCGATGGTGTGCCACCGGAAGTAACCAATTCCTTTATGGCATTAATTCCTGGTGGAGCAATTTTAATTTTATTCTGGGCAATTCGTCATTTAATCGGATTTGATATCAATGCGTTCTTGAGTAATTTATTGATGCCATTTAAAGATGTCTTAGCAGGCAATAGTCTATTCGGCGGTTTGTTGACAGTCTTTCTAATTTGTTTCTTCTGGGTATTAGGAATTCATGGACCGGCAATTATGGGTCCAGTTATTCGTCCATTCTGGGATATTTCAATTGCTGAAAATATGGACGTTTTCCAAGCAACAGGGAACGCCCATGACTTACCAAATATTTTTACAGAACAATTTTTACAATGGTTTGTTTGGATTGGTGGAGCTGGAACGACATTAGCACTCGTTGTATTGTTCTTATTCTCAAAATCTAAATATTTAAAACAATTAGGCCGTCTATCTATCTTACCGGGAATTTTTAATATTAATGAACCAGTGATTTTCGGAGCACCAATTGTAATGAATCCGATATTGGGTATTCCGTTTCTTGTAGCGCCATTAGTAACGACAACTTTGTCTTACTTTTTGACTGTTTCTGGTGTTATCCCAATGATGGCTGCTCGTTTAGGTTTTGCGATTCCTGCACCGATTGCGGCGTGGATGAGTACTAACTGGAGTGTAGCAGCAGGAGTCTTAGTAGTAGTGAACTTCTTTATCACGCTAGCTATTTATTATCCATTCTTTAAAGTCTTTGAAAAACAACAATTAGCACGTGAAGCAGAAGAATCAGAATAA
- a CDS encoding GntR family transcriptional regulator, whose translation MKRNRVLYLEVADQLKEDIFSGKYPVGSMLPTETELEELFNVSKITIRKAIELLAADEYVQKKSGKGTTVLSDRPYNRLSRAVSFTQILEKSNLNVTKTTLHVQKVNLPTTHPAYEFFGEEALCLERLYSLDNEPYIYFTHYMPTSLSSIPKQQFEEESLYRLMNQKGYDLNSFEDSFSAIMLSDEQKEKLQTNEALAILRIRQSIDKYGKVVEYSEAIYNTAKQPYYIEYET comes from the coding sequence ATGAAAAGAAATCGGGTGTTATATTTAGAGGTTGCCGATCAACTAAAAGAAGATATTTTTTCTGGAAAATATCCAGTGGGAAGTATGTTGCCAACAGAAACTGAATTAGAGGAATTATTTAATGTCAGTAAAATTACGATTCGAAAAGCAATTGAGTTATTAGCAGCAGATGAATATGTGCAGAAAAAAAGCGGGAAAGGAACAACTGTTTTAAGTGACCGTCCTTACAATCGACTTTCTCGAGCTGTTAGTTTTACACAAATTCTTGAAAAATCAAACTTAAATGTGACCAAAACGACCTTACATGTCCAAAAAGTAAATTTACCAACGACACATCCGGCGTATGAATTTTTTGGTGAAGAAGCACTTTGCTTGGAACGATTATATTCGCTAGATAATGAACCGTACATTTATTTTACTCATTATATGCCGACGAGTTTATCATCTATTCCTAAGCAACAGTTTGAAGAGGAGTCGTTGTATCGTTTGATGAATCAAAAAGGATATGACTTGAATTCTTTTGAAGATTCTTTTTCGGCGATTATGCTTTCTGATGAGCAAAAAGAAAAGTTGCAAACGAATGAAGCATTAGCCATTTTACGTATCCGTCAATCAATTGATAAATATGGGAAAGTGGTTGAATATTCTGAAGCGATTTACAATACAGCGAAACAACCATATTATATCGAATACGAAACATAA
- a CDS encoding PTS sugar transporter subunit IIC, whose translation MNFLDSVAMKLLPVANAIGNQRHLQAVRNGLISILPLTVVGSFFTIILNLPIPGYTEWVAPYLNALDVPFRFTVGLMSLYAAFTIGSNLGNSYKLDKITSGFLSMLATVLMIVPINLAEGVNQAGEAVAAGRYLPIAPLGSQGLFGAIVAALISVEIYHFTKVKKLEIKMPEGVPPVVGESFAALLPTLLVILIFWIPRHFFGFDLNGLLTIAISPLKGFLTGNNLLGGIITQFVICVFWVLGIHGHAVLGPIIRPFWDQAILENAELFQGGMNAFDLPNIFTEQFYQWYAQMGGTGATLALVVLFMFSKSKYLKQLGRLSILPGIFNINEPMIFGTPIVMNPLLAIPFILVPIANTILVYIVTALDWMPRMMVKPPFSIPAPLGALITSNWNWVACVMVIVCFFVSLAIYYPFFKAFEKLQIVQENEAEKEVA comes from the coding sequence ATGAATTTTTTAGATTCAGTTGCAATGAAACTTTTACCGGTTGCGAATGCCATTGGGAATCAACGGCATCTGCAAGCTGTACGTAATGGATTGATTTCAATTTTACCATTGACGGTTGTGGGTTCCTTTTTTACGATTATTCTGAATCTACCTATTCCTGGATATACTGAATGGGTAGCGCCGTACTTAAATGCACTGGATGTTCCGTTTCGTTTCACAGTAGGTTTAATGTCATTGTATGCGGCATTTACGATTGGTTCTAACTTAGGGAATTCGTATAAATTAGATAAAATTACTAGTGGTTTCCTCTCAATGCTGGCTACTGTTTTAATGATTGTCCCGATTAATCTAGCGGAGGGTGTGAATCAAGCAGGAGAAGCAGTTGCGGCTGGACGCTATTTACCGATTGCTCCTCTAGGTTCTCAAGGCTTGTTTGGCGCGATTGTAGCTGCATTGATATCTGTCGAAATTTATCATTTTACCAAAGTAAAAAAATTAGAAATTAAAATGCCAGAAGGTGTACCACCAGTTGTGGGAGAATCGTTTGCTGCATTGTTACCAACATTATTAGTCATTTTGATTTTCTGGATTCCTCGCCATTTCTTTGGCTTTGATTTGAATGGTTTATTGACGATTGCCATCTCACCATTAAAAGGATTTCTGACGGGAAATAACTTACTTGGTGGTATCATTACTCAATTTGTAATTTGTGTTTTTTGGGTATTGGGGATTCATGGCCATGCAGTATTGGGTCCAATTATTCGTCCATTTTGGGATCAAGCAATTTTAGAAAATGCTGAATTGTTCCAAGGAGGAATGAACGCTTTTGATTTACCGAATATATTTACTGAGCAGTTTTATCAATGGTATGCACAAATGGGTGGAACCGGTGCAACATTAGCGTTAGTGGTTCTGTTTATGTTCTCCAAATCAAAATATTTGAAGCAATTAGGCAGATTATCTATTCTACCAGGTATCTTCAACATTAATGAACCAATGATTTTTGGAACACCTATCGTCATGAACCCACTACTAGCTATTCCATTTATTTTAGTACCTATTGCGAACACTATTTTAGTTTATATCGTTACGGCTTTGGATTGGATGCCAAGAATGATGGTTAAACCACCGTTTTCAATTCCAGCTCCACTGGGTGCCTTGATCACTTCTAATTGGAATTGGGTTGCGTGTGTCATGGTAATTGTCTGTTTCTTTGTTTCATTGGCGATTTATTATCCATTCTTCAAAGCATTTGAAAAACTTCAAATTGTTCAAGAAAACGAAGCAGAAAAAGAAGTTGCATAA
- a CDS encoding glycoside hydrolase family 1 protein, producing the protein MHYSFSKDFFWGAATSATQSEGRVEGDRKGENIWDYASKEYNHRFFDGVTTEQTSRFYEDYQEDIQKMADLSFNSFRTSISWSRLIPDGVGEVNPEAVVFYNQMLDELNAKGIQPFINLYHFDMPMKLQEIGGFENREVIQAYKKYAETCFELFGDKVAYWFTFNEPMIPAEAGYLHDRHYPYVVDFKRAAQVLHHIVLCHCEAIKSFREGGYSGKIGIIMDVIPVYPRSQHPADLYAAEMADLFYTKSLNDVILKGFYPEEIGEILRKYDQLPVVTTADKELLSATKIDLLGINYYRPRRVKARESVPNPEGVFSPEWFYDNYEMPGRRMNTSRGIEIYPKGLYDIAKKIQNEYGNIDWFVSENGIGIQDEEQYLQDDMVQDDYRIEFLEEHLSWLHQAMEEGSNCLGYHMWTFVDCWSWINAFKNRYGFYRMNLETGEKTVKKSGLWFKDVIENQGFDKNN; encoded by the coding sequence ATGCATTATTCATTTTCAAAAGACTTTTTTTGGGGAGCAGCAACGAGCGCTACACAATCAGAAGGACGGGTTGAAGGAGATAGGAAAGGAGAAAATATTTGGGACTATGCGTCAAAAGAATACAACCATCGCTTTTTCGACGGTGTTACGACAGAACAAACGTCAAGATTTTATGAAGATTATCAAGAAGATATTCAAAAGATGGCGGATTTATCATTTAATTCGTTTCGAACATCCATTTCATGGTCACGATTGATTCCAGATGGGGTTGGCGAAGTGAATCCTGAAGCAGTTGTTTTTTATAATCAGATGTTGGACGAGTTAAATGCAAAAGGCATTCAACCATTTATCAATTTGTATCATTTTGATATGCCGATGAAATTGCAAGAAATAGGTGGCTTTGAAAATCGAGAAGTGATTCAAGCTTATAAAAAATATGCCGAAACTTGTTTTGAACTATTCGGAGATAAAGTCGCCTATTGGTTTACCTTTAACGAACCGATGATTCCCGCCGAAGCAGGTTATTTACATGATCGCCATTATCCTTATGTAGTGGATTTTAAAAGAGCTGCCCAAGTGCTACATCATATTGTTTTGTGTCACTGTGAAGCCATTAAATCTTTTCGTGAAGGTGGTTATTCTGGAAAAATAGGAATTATTATGGATGTGATTCCAGTCTATCCGCGTAGTCAACATCCTGCTGATTTGTATGCCGCAGAAATGGCCGATTTGTTTTATACCAAAAGTTTAAATGACGTTATTTTGAAAGGGTTTTATCCGGAAGAAATTGGCGAAATATTACGAAAATACGACCAATTACCAGTTGTCACAACAGCAGACAAAGAGCTTTTATCAGCAACGAAAATTGATTTGTTAGGGATTAATTACTATCGTCCTCGCCGTGTGAAAGCGAGAGAAAGTGTACCTAATCCAGAAGGTGTTTTCTCTCCAGAATGGTTTTATGATAACTATGAAATGCCGGGGCGTCGCATGAATACATCGCGTGGTATTGAAATTTATCCTAAAGGGCTGTATGACATCGCGAAGAAAATTCAAAATGAATATGGGAATATCGATTGGTTTGTTTCGGAAAATGGGATTGGTATTCAAGATGAGGAACAATATCTTCAAGACGACATGGTTCAAGATGATTATCGTATCGAATTTTTAGAAGAACATTTGAGTTGGTTACATCAAGCAATGGAAGAAGGCAGTAACTGCTTAGGTTATCATATGTGGACATTTGTGGATTGTTGGTCATGGATTAATGCCTTCAAAAATCGCTATGGTTTTTATCGTATGAACTTGGAGACAGGCGAAAAAACAGTGAAAAAATCGGGTTTATGGTTCAAAGATGTTATTGAAAATCAAGGCTTTGATAAAAATAATTAA
- a CDS encoding MurR/RpiR family transcriptional regulator, translating into MLFLDYVPELTPLEFEIYRFVAQHLDAVSKIKIKELANHTHTSATSITRFCKKFECASFSEFKIKLRMYNDSLQKSKIAESDETQYMDFLQRVNQPFLQEKIDQAVSLLREKQLVLFIGSGTSETIAAYGSLYFTNLAKTALKIEDPSNYPIEWFSEEILEKVCVIVLSISGETKEMIHYLQRLNQKKCCIIAITNSETSTISRLSDLTIPYFIERETIYKSSNNTDKTIELTSQVPALFLLEKIAKRLHLNHEIH; encoded by the coding sequence ATGTTATTTCTTGATTATGTACCTGAATTAACTCCTTTAGAATTTGAGATTTATCGCTTTGTCGCTCAACATTTAGATGCTGTTTCAAAAATAAAAATTAAAGAATTGGCCAACCATACCCACACCAGTGCCACTAGTATCACGCGTTTTTGCAAAAAATTTGAATGTGCTTCTTTTTCAGAATTCAAAATTAAACTACGGATGTACAATGATTCTTTGCAAAAATCAAAAATTGCAGAAAGTGATGAAACACAATACATGGATTTTTTACAGCGAGTCAATCAACCGTTTCTACAAGAAAAAATTGATCAAGCAGTGTCATTACTCAGAGAAAAACAGTTAGTTTTATTTATCGGTTCAGGAACATCTGAAACAATCGCCGCCTATGGATCGCTTTATTTTACTAATTTAGCCAAAACCGCTTTAAAAATTGAAGACCCTTCCAATTATCCTATTGAATGGTTTTCTGAAGAAATATTAGAGAAAGTGTGTGTAATTGTCTTGTCTATTTCTGGTGAAACCAAAGAAATGATTCATTATTTGCAACGTTTGAACCAAAAAAAGTGCTGCATTATTGCAATCACTAATTCTGAAACTTCTACTATTAGCCGACTATCGGATTTAACGATTCCTTATTTTATCGAACGTGAAACAATTTATAAATCCAGTAACAATACAGATAAAACAATTGAGCTGACTTCACAGGTTCCTGCCCTATTTTTATTAGAAAAAATTGCTAAACGCTTGCATTTAAACCATGAAATCCACTAA
- a CDS encoding MurR/RpiR family transcriptional regulator: MLFLNDTPELSPIDFEIYKYIASHMEQVSYMRIRELATCTQASTASILRFCKKFGCEGFSEFKIKLRWYQENLEKQQTVRTVDESAFINFIHRLKEERFQEDLQKAVQLLAEKEMVFFIGGGTSNSIASYGAFYFASIFPVVAHLDLSGNHSLNSLSTASAEKMALIVLSVDGESLDVINYLNHFVAQQRAIISITNSANSTIASLSDVNLAYYITTARKGKADIATQVPALYTIEYLAKEVQKSKNKKA, encoded by the coding sequence ATGCTATTCTTAAACGATACACCCGAATTAAGTCCGATTGATTTTGAGATTTATAAATATATAGCGTCTCATATGGAGCAAGTAAGTTATATGCGTATCCGTGAATTAGCAACCTGCACACAGGCAAGTACCGCTAGTATTTTACGTTTTTGCAAAAAATTTGGCTGTGAAGGTTTTTCGGAATTTAAAATTAAATTGCGATGGTATCAGGAGAATTTAGAGAAACAACAAACGGTGCGAACTGTAGATGAGAGTGCTTTTATCAATTTTATTCATCGTTTGAAGGAAGAACGATTCCAAGAGGATTTACAGAAAGCAGTTCAACTTTTAGCGGAAAAAGAAATGGTGTTTTTTATTGGGGGAGGAACATCCAATAGTATTGCTTCTTATGGCGCGTTCTATTTTGCCTCTATTTTCCCGGTAGTCGCGCACCTTGATTTATCAGGGAATCATTCATTGAATTCGTTAAGCACTGCGAGCGCTGAAAAAATGGCACTGATTGTTTTATCAGTAGATGGAGAATCTTTAGACGTTATCAATTATCTCAATCATTTTGTGGCGCAACAACGTGCGATTATTTCGATTACCAATAGTGCTAACTCAACAATTGCCAGCTTGTCAGATGTTAATTTAGCCTACTATATTACAACAGCGCGTAAGGGAAAAGCCGATATAGCCACACAAGTTCCAGCGTTATATACGATTGAATATTTAGCAAAAGAAGTTCAAAAATCAAAAAATAAAAAAGCGTAG
- a CDS encoding Gfo/Idh/MocA family protein, with protein sequence MIHYGIISAAQIVPRFVAGVKESKDGEVVAIAARDYARAQEMAEQLEIPNVYGSYQELLQDTTIDIVYIAVYNKGHYETAKEALLANKHVLLEKPFTLNWDEAEELFDLARERQLFIMEAQKALFLPITQIVKEKIEAGAIGTVNYMQSITAYPTVHHIDWFYSVEAGGGALRGSGGYPLQYMLYVTGGAIVEAAGTAVRNPHESDTQCDVSVLFENKVQGNIFITTHLDLPSQLTFYGTKGELTIPNFWKATNATLLCEGKTEKFEQPYQSEFVFEVNHVNDCLQKGLLESPVVTKELTLQTVELFEQLYQQWES encoded by the coding sequence ATGATTCATTACGGAATTATCAGCGCTGCACAGATTGTTCCCCGCTTTGTAGCAGGAGTGAAAGAAAGCAAAGATGGCGAAGTTGTGGCGATTGCAGCGCGTGATTATGCACGTGCGCAAGAAATGGCAGAACAGCTTGAAATACCTAATGTCTATGGTAGCTATCAAGAATTATTGCAAGATACTACCATTGATATTGTGTATATTGCCGTGTACAACAAAGGTCATTACGAAACGGCTAAGGAAGCCTTGTTAGCGAACAAGCATGTTTTACTGGAAAAACCCTTCACACTTAATTGGGATGAAGCAGAAGAATTATTTGATTTGGCGCGTGAACGCCAATTGTTTATCATGGAAGCACAAAAAGCATTGTTTTTACCAATCACACAAATTGTCAAAGAAAAAATTGAGGCAGGAGCAATCGGCACGGTGAACTATATGCAATCAATTACGGCATATCCTACGGTTCATCATATTGATTGGTTTTATTCTGTTGAAGCAGGTGGTGGTGCACTACGTGGCTCAGGCGGATATCCTCTACAGTACATGTTGTATGTGACAGGCGGAGCGATTGTTGAAGCGGCGGGTACAGCGGTACGTAATCCTCATGAAAGTGATACGCAATGTGATGTCAGTGTACTATTTGAAAATAAAGTACAAGGGAATATTTTTATTACTACCCATCTGGATTTACCGAGTCAGCTAACATTTTATGGAACAAAAGGGGAGCTGACTATTCCTAATTTTTGGAAGGCAACAAACGCAACACTGTTATGTGAAGGAAAAACAGAAAAATTCGAGCAACCGTATCAAAGCGAATTTGTTTTTGAAGTCAATCACGTCAATGACTGTCTTCAAAAAGGCTTGTTGGAAAGTCCGGTTGTCACAAAAGAGTTGACCTTACAAACCGTTGAATTATTTGAACAATTGTATCAGCAATGGGAAAGCTAA
- a CDS encoding glycoside hydrolase family 1 protein — protein MNYKFPENFLWGSAASGPQSEGRIHGDLKGESIWDYWYEEEPEKFFNKVGPEKASQVYTKYKEDIQLMKKTGHNSFRTSIQWSRLIPDGVGAVNPEAVAFYNSYIDELLSNDIEPLINLYHFDMPKSLQEQGGWMSRQTVDAYVRYAKICFELFGDRVKKWFTHNEPIVPVEGGYLYQFHYPNEVNLKKAVQVGFHENLASAQAIKIYHEMELDGEIGIILNLTPSYPRDDSNPEDVKAAAIADAFFNRSFLDPAVKGTFPEELVEIIKELDILPKMEVEDLLTIQENTVDLLGINYYQPRRIKAKETPIADINHPMPDDYFDNYDMPNKKMNPYRGWEIYEKGIYDILTNTRENYGNIKCYISENGMGVEGEERFINKDGQIEDDYRIAFVKDHLRYVHQAIQEGANCIGYHMWTCMDNWSWTNAYKNRYGFIAVNLEQDGQRTIKKSGYWFNEVSEKNGFN, from the coding sequence ATGAATTATAAATTTCCAGAAAATTTTTTATGGGGTTCAGCAGCTAGTGGTCCGCAAAGTGAAGGGCGAATCCATGGTGATCTTAAGGGAGAGAGTATATGGGATTATTGGTATGAAGAAGAGCCAGAAAAATTTTTTAATAAAGTAGGTCCAGAAAAAGCATCACAAGTATATACGAAATATAAAGAAGATATTCAATTGATGAAAAAGACAGGACATAATTCATTTCGAACATCCATTCAGTGGAGTCGTTTAATTCCGGATGGTGTGGGAGCTGTCAATCCAGAAGCGGTGGCATTTTATAATAGCTATATTGATGAATTACTGTCGAATGATATTGAGCCTTTGATAAATTTGTATCATTTTGATATGCCGAAGTCTTTACAGGAACAAGGAGGATGGATGAGTCGCCAAACAGTGGATGCTTATGTAAGATATGCTAAAATTTGTTTCGAACTATTTGGTGATCGTGTAAAGAAATGGTTTACTCATAATGAACCGATTGTTCCAGTAGAAGGAGGTTATTTGTATCAGTTTCATTATCCAAATGAAGTGAATTTAAAAAAAGCTGTTCAAGTGGGCTTCCATGAAAATTTGGCTAGTGCTCAAGCAATCAAGATATATCATGAGATGGAATTAGATGGCGAGATAGGAATTATTTTAAACTTGACACCTAGCTACCCACGAGATGATTCCAATCCAGAAGATGTTAAAGCTGCAGCAATTGCAGATGCTTTTTTCAATCGTTCCTTTTTAGATCCCGCTGTCAAAGGAACGTTTCCAGAAGAATTAGTAGAAATTATCAAAGAATTAGATATTTTACCAAAAATGGAAGTAGAAGATTTACTAACGATTCAGGAAAATACAGTTGATTTACTTGGAATTAATTATTATCAGCCACGTAGAATCAAGGCCAAAGAAACACCAATCGCTGATATCAATCATCCAATGCCAGACGACTATTTTGATAATTATGATATGCCAAATAAAAAAATGAATCCTTATCGTGGTTGGGAAATTTATGAAAAAGGAATCTATGACATCTTGACCAATACTCGAGAAAATTACGGCAATATTAAATGTTATATTTCTGAAAATGGTATGGGGGTAGAGGGAGAAGAACGTTTTATCAATAAAGACGGTCAGATTGAAGATGATTATCGCATCGCGTTTGTTAAAGATCATCTAAGGTATGTTCACCAAGCAATTCAAGAAGGTGCAAATTGCATTGGCTATCATATGTGGACCTGTATGGATAATTGGTCATGGACTAATGCTTATAAAAATCGGTATGGCTTCATTGCAGTAAATCTTGAGCAGGATGGTCAACGAACAATCAAAAAATCAGGATATTGGTTTAATGAAGTTTCTGAAAAGAACGGATTTAATTAA